acATTGCAGaggaaacatattaaaacaatcaaagaacctacacacatgctaaaaagTTACCAGacatgaccccaactccagccttGGGCTCTGGCAGGAGTTAGACGTTCAGTGGGGGATTcactgtggttacaagttcagaACTGTCTCACATTCAGAACCAGAACTGAAACTGGGAAGTTCAGCTGCTTCTTCACCCAACCCGGGCCTTCCTGGGTAATCAGCAGACCATGACCCACTCCTCAGGACATAGCTTCAGAAGGCTGGGGGTTTGCGTAGCTGACGGTGGGAAACTTGCATGAACCTTTTCCTGAggattccccaggaaatccacttcaccCTTATTGTTCCAAACATCCACTCGTGTCTGGCACATTTTCATTACAATCCTTGAGCTCCCAGGCCCCACATCACATCTCCCCCCAGGGAGGTTACACACAATCCCACTCACAATACGCTTAATACAATAAGGTTTTTCAAGGACATTGCAGGAAATGGTCATATCTGTCACTCACCACTTACCAAGGCAGAATAAAGGGTTGAGAAGAATCGATACAGGCGTTTTGGGGGACTGTGTGTCTTCTTATCAGCGTTACAGAGCCATTGCACTGCAGAAATACTGAAAGAGAATGCATGACCTAAGTGACACTGAGCCACCAAGCCTCCCACGTGGGCAACCAAAGCCACATTCTTTAACAAAGACTCGAGTCCCCTAACATCGTCCTCCTACCAGTGTCCCTCACATCTATTCTGTAGTCCAAGATAGCATGTGACATACTGTTGGGCCCAAGACAACTACTGCATTTGCTTCATCAGTGCATTGCCTCTTACTTTTTAGGAGCAAAGGTGTTGTATAAGCCCATTCTAAAGAGATGCTGTCTAGCACAGGAGGTCACGTATTTGATtcgcaagtcatgcctgacccaTTTGGTGTACTTATCTGTCAGATCTAGATTCTGCAGAACACAAGCTTTCATTACAACAGAGTTTCTAGTCCTTATGGATACAAAACCTTCCAGATTTGAGTGGATGTAGTGCAACCGTAGACCAGGAGTGCTGAGAAAGACATTTATAGAAATGGTGGGGGTCACTCTGGAGCCCAGCAATGACACCTCAAGGGCATTCGACAATAACCAGAGTCCATAATTGTGAGTGATGCTGTGAGAGGAAGTTGGAATTTCCTGTAGTATTATGGATCCTatatatgcctcagtttcctcccatACCCTCCACTGCTATCCAACGAGGGCTAAAAGGCTAAGTCTGCTCTTGGAGCAGCAGGAGACATGGGatgggagggtgggtggggggttATCTCGCTGCCTGGGCACAATGAATTTTAAGGACCTGGCTGGAACCAACCCAAACCAatcaagaatcatagaatatcagggttggaagggacctcaggaggtatctagtcccaccccctgctcaaagcaggaccagtccccagctaaatcatcccagccagggctttgtcaagcctgaccttaaaaacctctaaggaaggagatttcatcacctccctagggaacccattccagtgcttcaccacgctcctagtgaaaaagtttttcctaatattcaacctaaacctcccccattgcaacttgagaccattactgcttgttctgttatctgctaccactgagaacagcctagaatagatctatcctctttggaaccccctttcaggtagctgaaagcagctatcaaatcccccctcaagtcatgtgctccagccccctgatcatttttgttgccctctgctggactctttccagttttttcacatccttcttgtagtgtggtgcccaaaactggacacagtacttcagatgaggcctcaccaatgtcgaatagaggggaatgatcacaaccctcaatctgctggcaatgctcctattaatgcagtccaatatgccgttggccttcttggcaacaagggcgcagtgctgactcatatccagcttctcatccactgtaacccctaggtccttgtctgcagaactgctgcccagccACTTGGCCCCTagtctgtagcggtgcatgggattttgtcatcttaagtgcaggattctgcacttgtccttgttgaacttcataagatttcttttggcccaatcctctaatttgtctaggtctctctgtatcctgtccctaccctccagcgtatctaccgctcctcccagtttagtgtcagctgcaaacttgctgagggtgcagtccacgccatcctccagatcattaatgaaaacattgaacaaaaccagacccaggactgacccttgatactggctgccaactagacatggagccattgatcactatccgttgagcctgaggatctagccagctttctagccaccttatagtccatttatccagcccatacttctttaacttgctggcaagaatattgtgggagaccatatcaaaagctttgctgaagtcaaggaatccacagagccagttatctcctcacagaaggcaattagggcagtcaggcatgacttgcccttggtgaatccatgctgactgttcctgatcactttcctctccctgaagtgcttcaaaattgattccttgaggacctgctccatgatttttccaaggactgaggcGAGGCTGaccggcctgtagttccccggatcctcctccttcccttttctaaagatgggcactacattagcctttttccagtcacctgggacctcccccgatcgccatgagttttcaaagataatggccaatggctctgcaatcacatccgccaactcctttagcaccctcggaggcagcgcatccggccccatggacttgtgttcgtccagcttttctaaatagtccccaaccacttctttctccacagaggactggtcacctcctccccatgctgtgctgcccagtgcagcagtctgggagctgaccccaAGAGGCGATGGGAAGCCCCAGTGACCAGATAATTCACACCTAGCAAACAACCATCAAGAGGAAGATTTccccccacctctcagcagggaagctgagcaGAGGCCAGCTCCAGAACAAGGGAATAAGAGGCACCAGGCAGGGAATAAACAGTAGCTTTTGAGAGAGGCTGGGCTGCTCTCCCTGCGGAGGGGCAAAGGGCCCAAGAGCCTGAAATGGAACCTGGAGCAGCTTGGCTGGCGGATTGCTCTGGCCTGGCCAGATGCACTATATCCTACCCTtgatttctctgtgctaacctaaggactCCCAATGCTGCCTTCCAGatgactcaggccatgtctacatctaaaattttgcagcgctggttgttacagctgtattagtacagctgtatagggccagcgctgcagagtggccacacttacagcaaccagcgctgcaagtggtgttagatgtggccacactgcagcgctgttgggcggcttcaagggaggttcggggaacgcgagagcaaaccgcggcgaagctggtctcctttcccggtttgctctctcgttccccgaaccccgagcaagcaggtctccttccctgcggtttgcagggtggttcggggaacgcgagagcaaaccgcggcgaagctggtctcctttcccggtttgctctcgcgttccggaaccaccctgcaaaccgcagggaagaagacctgcttgttcggggaacgcgagagcaaaccgcggcgaagctggtctcctttcctggtttgctctcgcgttcccgaaccaccctgcaaaccgcagggaagaagacctgcttgttcggggaacgcgagagcaaaccgcggcgaagctggtctcctttcccggtttgctctcgcgttcccgaaccaccctgcaaaccgcagggaaggagacctgcttgctcggggttcggggaacgcgagagcaaaccggggaaggagaccagcttgattaccagaggcttcctcaggtatgctgggatacctgcttattccacggaggtcaagaaaagcgctggtaagtgtctatatttgattaccagcgctggatcaccagcgctggatcctctacacccgagacaaaacgggagtacggccagcgctgcaaacagggagttgcagcgctggtggtgccctgcagatgtgtacacctcctaagttgcagcgctgtaactccctcaccagcgctgcaactttctgatgtagacaagccctcataaACCCTATTCTGctttgaaaaggctgcctggtgtcCCTGCAAATACCTGCTGAGGTGCAGTAGCCCCTAAACAGTGTGAAAGTGTGACCAGGAGTCCAGCGCAGTCAGACTCACTGGACAGAGCCTATGGTGTGAATCACAAATGCTAGACCCAGGAGCACATCAGAGGCAGTGAGGCTGTGGGCCTAAACTGAAGGAAGATTGGGCCATTTGAGGATCTGGCACACCAAAGGGGTTCCTCCAACAGACTGTTTAAAAGCTGGGGCACAGCACAGATCCTATGGATCTGTGACACGCTAAATATAACAGCAGCATTAACCAGCGAACAGGTTATATGCTTGGGCAAACCACCCGTTAGTGTCAGGGGTTCTGACCTTCCCATCCCTCCTCAAGTGAGCAGCATGACCATGATCTAGTTTCTTATGGCATGTTCAGCACAGGTAGTCAGCACCTTCTTCTAGCCTTAGTTATCAGTGACTCTCAGAAATTCCTCGATTTCTGGATAAGTCGTTCCCTGTTTTCACAGTCCAATATTATGAGAGTCAAAGGTAATTTTCCAGCAGCTGCTCCCAAATACGGGAAGAAGCATCCCTAATTCAAAGCCTGTCCCAATTTCAACGACCTGCTATGGAGTGCCAGCTAACAGGGCCAGGCTTGTGTTGTGTCTTCCTGCTAGGCAGAGCTCTGAGAACTAAGAGAAGAAAGCAAAGAGCAATGTCTTACCTGACACAGCCATCAAACATGCCTGGCCTGAAGGGAATCCCCTGCCCCATGTCCGCGAGGATGAGGTCTCCTTCCACCTCTCTCTCCATAGCAACATCTGCACAGCACAAAAGACAAGTCAGGCAGATGGCCACAAGTCTTCAGATCATTATCCAGGGCTGCATTTTATACCTTTCTAACTCTCCCACTGCACATATGTATTGTCTGCCCACTAGGGCATGCAGTGGAAGAGAATCTGCTTACCCAGCATGGCAGAACTGATGTCCATCCCAACCCAGTGATGTCCCTCTTCAGAGATAAAATCTCCACTCAAACCAGAGCCACAGCTAAAAGCAAAAGAACAGGTCTTAGAAATGCAGATCTATCCCAATATCCAGCCCTTTTACTGACtatgacaggttggatcacagaaaccccccgggagctgccacctgatgtgtcaagactacttctgcccctgctttcctgccctggcagcttaggacttcagtgccctgcctggtttgagccagacctgctagcctgctgcaaacccagatctagtgtctgaaccacgtcccctaacagctgcagACTTACCTGGAAGCAGCTTACAgatgtgttcctgtctttaacactcagatgcccaactcccaatggggtccaaaccccaaataaatccattttatacagggtaaactcataaattgttcgccctctataacactgatagagagatatgcacagctgtttgccccccccaggtattaatacatactctgggttaattaataagtaaaaagtgattttattaaatacagaaagtaggatttaagtggttccaagtagtaacagacagaacaaagtgaatcgccaagcaaaataaaatagaacacacaagtctatgtttaagaaactgaatacagataaaaacctcacccagtaagcttccttttacagactagtctccttctagtctgggtccagcaatcactcacaccccctgtagttactatcctttgttccagttccttTCAGGTATTCttgggggggtggagaggctctctctttagccagctgaagacacaaTGGAGGGACCTCGcgggggtttaaatagactctctcttgtgggtgaagACCCCCTCCTCACTTCTATGCAAAGtctagctccaagatggagttttggagtcacatgggcagatcacatgtccatgcatgactcagaactacaggtagcagccatggttcacatgctaccttgaacatcctcaaatagacttcttatgtggattggagcattccaagatccattttTCCTTAAGttcttcttgattgggcacttaactttgcaaattcctttctaaagaagctgaccaaatgccttacaaagcttacttagaaatcaagcaagtatacagccaatattcataacttcaagtacaaaaatggtATATGTGTACAAAtgggatgaatagattcagtagaccataacctttacagagaaaTCACATGGcacatgtagcataaaacatactcCAGTTATGTCATACTCCCATAAAACATTATGGGATACGTCGTCAAACTGACATGTCTGCAAACCGTTCAGGACAATGAtgttctttctcctctctctaaGCAGCAACTGTGGAAATTAAGTACTGAGACACCCACGTTCTTTCTAGATATTTGAGCCATGGTCGTCATCATCATAGCATCCACTATAATTTGTAGTACATACTTAAAACCCTTACACTGACAATTCAGAGTTCTGTCCTTCTCTAACTGCAACATGAAGACCAGTGAGGTTaggtgggaggaggaaagcagcatCCTTACAGTTCTACACAGCTCATATGCATGGTCTTACCCAACATCCAGAAGGAAACATGGCCGATCGTCTGGCAAGCCCAAAAGCTCCACGGCCCGCTCTGACATCTGCGACTGGATTGCAATCATTCGAGAGCTGAGAAGAAAGAATCCtccttagaatcacagaatctcagcgttggaagggacctcaggagatcatctagtccaaccccctgctcaaagcagggccaatccccaaataaatcatcccagccagggctttgtcaagcctgaccttaaaaacctctaaggaaggagattccaccacctccctaggtaacccattccagtgcttcaccaccctcctagtgaaaaagttttttcctaatatccaatctaaacctcccccactgcaacttgagatcattactttTATTCACATGAAAGCACTAAGGAAAGATCTAAGTGGCATCTGCTCCTACCCAAAACAAAGTCACAGCCAAGGTAACCTCCGGCTCAGACCTTATTTATTCATGAAGACAATGGAGTACTTGGAAGCACAAGGAAAGGCCTAAGATGGGAACCGGCcttgtggtggaaatttccatgtTCCGCTGGGGGCCCATGGGCCCTGCATAAACTGACTTAGGCGTTTTTCAACCACCTGCTCTTTAGTCAATATAGCTCTCCACATAATTACTAAGACTGAagtcaggcacccagctctgccattccTCAGGAGTTTAGAGCTAAGAGCACAGCAGCAGACGGCACTCCAGGTGCTCTGGACACCAACACAGAGATGGGCCAAGACCcatcctcagcacctccactgGGGACTGGCCATGGGCACCGCAGCAAGGGGGCAAGCACGCCGGGGAAGTGTCCTTACTTCTGGGAGTATTTCCGGGCCTCGGCCTCATCGTAGAACTGCAAGAAAAACAAAGAGCGTGAAACCCGGAGAACGACAGGCTGATGCTCCCCTCCCGCCCGGGCCCAGAGACCTCCGCTACTTCCCGCGGGTCAAGCCGCGCCCctgagccccacagagcccagccccgcgcccccccccggggcacagccagccccagccccagcctcacccccacccccacccccactccccagggcAGCCCCTCCACAGGCCGAGACCCTCCCGCCCGAGCCTAGAGACTCCGCTACTTCCCGCGGGTCAAGCCGCGCCCCTGAGCCCCACAGAGccgagccccgccccgcccccccagccccgcccggggcccccccagccccacccccgggGCAGCCCCTCCACAGGCCGAGACCTCGCCGCCCagggccccccccacacccaggggcGCCGGGCCCGGACTCACCAGCTCCGGGGGGCCGCGATGCTCAGGCCTCCGGCCGCTCCCCGCCATGCTGACGTCATCTCCCCGCGCCGCGGCGCACTGTGTGAGGCTAGCGCgccggcagctcccattggtcgaggcagccgtccgtccGCGCGACTTCGTTCAGTCCATTGGCCAGGGCCTGTTGCTGCCCGGCCCTCAGGGGagcgctcccattggccaggccgAGCCGGCGGCCCCGGAAGTCGGGTTGAGGCGGGCGGCCTCGCTCCCGCTCCCGCTCCCGCATGGCGCCGGCTCGCTCCGCTCGGGGCTGGCCCCGCGCGCTCCTGGGCCGCGTCCTGCCCGCCCGGCCCTACGGCCGCAGCGCCGCCGACGGGCGCCCCGCGGGGCTGTACGAGCTGCTGGGCGTGCCGGCCAGCGCCACGCAGGCGCAGATCAAGGCGGCCTACTACGAGCAGAGCTTCCGCTGCCACCCGGACCGCAACGCGGGCAGCGCGGAGGCGGCCGCGCGCTTCACGGCGCTGCACCAGGCCTACGCCGTGCTGGGCAGCGCCGCCCTGCGCCGCCGCTACGACCGGGGCGCGCTGAGCCGCCAGGAGCTGCGCGCGCCCGCCCCGGCCCCGGCGCCCGCCCGCCGCCCGCCCGCCTTCGACTTCGACGCCTTCTACCGCGCCCACTACGGCGAGCAGCTGGAGCGGCAGCAGCTCCTCCGCCAGCGGCGCCAGCGGCTGCAGCGGCAGCGCGAGGAGGCGGCCCGGCGCTGGCAGCCGGACAGGCTGGCGGAGTTCTCGGTCGCCGTGCTCCTGCTCTCCGCCATGGCGCTGCTGGTCGGCACGAAGTGACGGGCCGCCCCCGGACTCGGCCCAAGGCTTTGGCGGTGCCGACGGACAGGCCCCGCCTGGGGAAGGGTCGCTGCGGAGAGATCTACGGATGGGGCCGCCCCGGGCCTTGTGCTTTTGCGGGGACACCTTAGGGGAGCTGGGATGCCATTAAAATGTCTTCACAAATCGCTTTGAGATCCCAATTCCTTCGCTGCACGTCGGGACAAACACAATCGCCCTTCCACATGGGAAGGCTCCTCTGACACTTGCCTGCTCCCAGCAGAGTTCAGGGAGCTGCCCTGCACCTGCCAGCGTTGGAGATGTTTCTGCCACTCACTGCGGGGGAAAGAATGCAGCTTGCTGCTGGGTTTTACTGTTAATACAACTCTCTTCCCTGAACTGTAGTTCTAGTGGGtataaaatgcatttcaaagttcACCTTTTGAGGCTCAGATCCTGCAATCTCATCCAAACAGAGTCCTCTGGACCTGCCCacttcaggtatgtctacacttgaaatgctgaaGTGACACAGCTGTGCCATTTTAGCGCTTCAATGTAGATACTATATACACCgacaggagggattctcccatcagtgtaggtaatctGCTTCCCTGAGAGGCGTTAGCTAGGCCGATGAAATAATTATTGTCAACCTAGCGCTGCCTACACTGGGGTTAAATTGATATAACTGTGTCTCAGCAGTGTGgagttttcacagccctgagaggTAGCTCTACTGATGTAAATTCCTAGTGGAAAGCAGGCCTAAAATCAGATTGTAGGGTGAGCCTAACTAGGCAAAGACTGGGTCCTCCCTATTTTTTGCACTTTATGAATGAGTAGATTGTATTCTCAGTGGTACTGAAGAATAGTTTGCTGTGGGTCTTGAGTTATCAAGAACTGACAGATGCTGTCTCCACAATGTATAGGTAGCTGGGTGCTCTTACCACCTCTCTGATGTACTGTATTTCAGGGCTACCGGTGTCTGTCACTCAGCTGGACTTGCTGCCTTTGTTATTGGCTCCCCTGCGCCTCTTGGAGACCTGCCTGACTTCTAGTACACTTGGTACCAAAGGTTTTTGGGTTCATTAGAACAGCTCAGGATGGCGGTAGCAAATATTCTGTCTTGTGGTGTGAGGCCACCTGCCTGGGTCTACAGGTAGAGAAGGGTTCCTGTCTCCCCACTTTTTAGGGTCTTCCATAAGCACTGCTCAATGTTTAAGCTGTGGGGAACCTGCCCTGTCTAGGGCTGATGTACTTGGCTCCAACCTATCTTCCCAGAGGGCTTCGTAACTTGGAAGCGAAGCATTCTGAGTACTGAACTTCATTGTGTCCTGATCTCTGTGTCCTGTGTGTAAGAGGTGTTCAGACAAATAgggatatttatatttatatgtaaTGAAATGTTGAGGTGGTTTAAGACAGAGAATGTTGCAGTGGAAGCTACCTTCTTTCCTCTGCAGGTGAGGGTTTTACTTGTGTTTCACTTGCACTTTGCCACACAGTATGGAGTGAACAAAACCCATAGCTGAAAATGGGCATCACAAGGTAGCTGTTGGAGTGCCAAGGATTTCACTTTCCTACTTTCTCATTTGCATTGGATCCACTGTGCTTGGCTCATAGCCTTGAGCACTGAATCCCAGCACTCTGCCTCTCACTGCAGGAAATTATTTCCCTGTAAATAGGGAAATGCATAGAACAGATCCATGAAACAACCACAGAATCCAGAGATGCCCTCTGTCTGATCAGAGGAACACTTGCCCTGTGGGTGAGGGTTCTGCCACAAGGAGTGTTGTCAGGTAAAAGGACTACTTTGCTTGTCCCTCTCTCATTTGGTATTAGGCACTGAGTCTAATCCCCCTGGCTGGCCTGGGGGGGCGGGAGTTCTAGCTCCCAGCATTGCCATCTTATAAGGAGATGCTAGGAGTCTGGGAGAGAGGCCTGGATTAGATTCCATGGAGTGAGGGAGGTTTGGAGTGCTGGGACTTCCAGTCCTACTTCTATTAATGCTCCTTCTCAACTGAGGGTTCTCTAGCTGCATTTGGTCTGCAGTGTGGACTTGACACTGTTGTATTTCAGGCCAAGTCTGATTAGGATTTGGCCTTCGAATTTGACAACTCTCCCAGTCATAGTATCTGGAAGAGGCCAAGTCACGTGGAAATGTGATGGAGAAGTAGGTTGGAGAAACTGCTTCTCCCTCTGATCCCCAGTGCAAAGGTTTATGGGCTCCTCATGCAGTCCTGCTCAGGGCCCTTTGAATTGGCACTTCTTTTATGTCTGCGGAATGCCCAGTATCTGGGGATCTTGGGTCTTCCCCTGCACGCAGACTCCATGCACTATTGTGAGCTCTGCTGCTGGGCTGTGCCATGGCTTGGTACGGTGCAATGAGGATCTTCCACACTGGTGCCTGG
This genomic stretch from Gopherus flavomarginatus isolate rGopFla2 chromosome 19, rGopFla2.mat.asm, whole genome shotgun sequence harbors:
- the BUD23 gene encoding probable 18S rRNA (guanine-N(7))-methyltransferase; this translates as MAGSGRRPEHRGPPELFYDEAEARKYSQNSRMIAIQSQMSERAVELLGLPDDRPCFLLDVGCGSGLSGDFISEEGHHWVGMDISSAMLDVAMEREVEGDLILADMGQGIPFRPGMFDGCVSISAVQWLCNADKKTHSPPKRLYRFFSTLYSALARGSRAILQLYPENSEQLELITAQAMKAGFTGGMVVDYPNSAKAKKFFLCLFVGTAGALPKALGAECADGEESQHAKFTNKRTRFRNVKGKSVKKSRDWVLEKKERRRRQGKEVRADTRYTGRKRRPRF
- the DNAJC30 gene encoding dnaJ homolog subfamily C member 30, mitochondrial — encoded protein: MAPARSARGWPRALLGRVLPARPYGRSAADGRPAGLYELLGVPASATQAQIKAAYYEQSFRCHPDRNAGSAEAAARFTALHQAYAVLGSAALRRRYDRGALSRQELRAPAPAPAPARRPPAFDFDAFYRAHYGEQLERQQLLRQRRQRLQRQREEAARRWQPDRLAEFSVAVLLLSAMALLVGTK